The following are encoded in a window of Prochlorococcus marinus str. MIT 1013 genomic DNA:
- a CDS encoding non-canonical purine NTP pyrophosphatase → MKKPLITIASGNPKKVAEIEAMLGPLPIEVKKQPSYLDVEETGKTYLENAILKAKAAAALTNSWTIADDSGLEIDSLGNAPGIFSARLAETNEKKIEKILSALGDSPYRSAKVCSVMVLCSNSGEIIQNTIGICWGEILKEPAYPNGEFESLFWVRETNCTYGELNNAQLSKHGSRGKAARELAPYLLKAIGIKNN, encoded by the coding sequence TTGAAAAAACCACTAATAACCATTGCTAGTGGTAATCCCAAGAAAGTTGCTGAGATAGAGGCAATGCTTGGGCCACTACCAATTGAAGTTAAAAAACAACCTAGTTATTTAGATGTTGAAGAAACCGGAAAAACATATCTGGAAAATGCCATATTGAAAGCAAAAGCAGCAGCGGCATTAACTAACAGTTGGACTATTGCAGATGATTCTGGACTTGAAATTGATTCTCTTGGTAATGCTCCCGGTATCTTTTCTGCACGACTTGCCGAAACAAATGAAAAAAAAATAGAAAAAATCCTATCCGCTCTCGGAGATAGTCCTTACAGAAGCGCAAAAGTTTGCAGCGTAATGGTTCTCTGCTCTAACAGTGGAGAGATAATCCAAAACACAATAGGAATATGCTGGGGCGAAATTTTAAAAGAGCCTGCTTACCCCAATGGTGAATTTGAATCATTATTTTGGGTTCGTGAAACTAATTGCACTTATGGGGAATTAAATAATGCACAATTATCAAAACATGGAAGTAGAGGTAAAGCCGCTAGAGAATTAGCGCCTTACCTTTTGAAAGCTATAGGAATTAAAAATAATTAA
- a CDS encoding ferredoxin:protochlorophyllide reductase (ATP-dependent) subunit N gives MSGATLLKESGPKEVFCGLTSIVWLHRRMPDAFFLVVGSRTCAHLIQSAAGVMIFAEPRFGTAILEERDLAGLADAHDELNRVVKNLLARRPEIKTLFLVGSCPSEVIKIDLSRVAENLNIELKGQVTVLNYSGSGIETTFTQGEDGALKALIPLMPKSDQKKLLLVGTLANAVEDRLISIFNRLGIDNVESFPPRQSTELPSIGPETKVLLTQPYLTDTARELKNKGAEIIEAPFPLGVTGSTLWIQAAANSFGIDKSIIDSILNPLISRAKKALEPHVEKLSGKKLFLLPESQLEIPLARFLSNECGMEIVEIGTPYLNRDLMKAEIDLLPPDCRIVEGQHVEKQLDRVRDSSPDLVVCGMGLANPLEAEGISTKWSIEMVFSPIHGIDQASDLAELFSRPLRRHDILNPTKTLTSN, from the coding sequence ATGAGCGGTGCAACGCTCCTTAAAGAATCTGGTCCAAAAGAAGTCTTTTGCGGGTTAACTTCTATTGTTTGGCTCCATAGAAGAATGCCTGATGCTTTCTTCCTTGTGGTGGGTTCTAGAACCTGTGCGCATTTAATTCAAAGTGCAGCAGGTGTGATGATTTTTGCTGAGCCGCGTTTTGGTACAGCTATTTTAGAAGAACGAGATTTAGCTGGATTAGCTGATGCTCATGATGAGTTAAACCGAGTAGTAAAAAATCTTTTAGCTAGACGTCCAGAAATTAAAACTCTTTTTCTTGTTGGTTCTTGCCCAAGCGAAGTTATAAAAATAGATCTTTCAAGGGTTGCAGAAAACCTGAATATCGAACTTAAAGGTCAAGTAACTGTATTGAATTATTCTGGAAGTGGAATAGAAACAACTTTCACGCAAGGCGAAGACGGAGCATTAAAGGCTCTGATTCCATTGATGCCGAAGAGCGATCAAAAGAAATTACTTTTAGTTGGAACTCTTGCAAATGCGGTGGAGGACCGTTTAATAAGTATTTTTAATCGGCTTGGAATAGATAATGTTGAAAGTTTTCCACCTAGGCAGTCAACAGAATTACCTTCTATTGGTCCTGAGACCAAAGTCCTTCTTACTCAGCCCTATTTAACTGATACGGCAAGAGAGCTTAAAAATAAAGGTGCTGAAATAATTGAAGCTCCCTTCCCTCTAGGTGTTACGGGTAGCACATTGTGGATTCAGGCCGCTGCAAATTCATTTGGCATCGATAAATCCATTATTGATTCAATATTAAATCCACTGATATCGAGAGCAAAGAAAGCTTTGGAGCCTCATGTTGAGAAACTTTCTGGTAAGAAACTGTTCCTTTTGCCAGAATCACAATTAGAAATACCGCTCGCAAGATTTCTAAGTAATGAGTGTGGAATGGAGATAGTTGAAATAGGAACGCCTTATCTAAATAGAGATTTAATGAAAGCAGAAATAGACTTGCTACCTCCTGATTGTCGTATTGTCGAAGGACAACATGTAGAGAAACAATTAGACAGAGTAAGAGATAGTTCTCCAGATCTTGTTGTTTGTGGAATGGGACTTGCTAATCCACTTGAAGCAGAGGGGATATCAACCAAATGGTCAATTGAAATGGTTTTCAGCCCAATTCACGGGATTGATCAAGCTTCAGATCTAGCAGAATTATTCTCAAGGCCACTTCGCAGGCATGACATTTTAAATCCTACTAAAACTCTTACATCAAACTAA
- a CDS encoding CsoS2 family carboxysome shell protein, producing MAKQTSRQLVLERRQALSQGGKNASIKGSTANRVRSSGDARATRTNSGFVKPNKSMTNSNNSSSQLSTSSFQLSTSGSSSSSRSYRNSVAQPSRQLVIARREALSRRGKSADNTKDITRVELERKKVQSAPSSQAKKSEHCCPECEQKSLEETINRTSKPEISLKLNKRTTDHRSTVKRKAITNSSRAFVLARREALSKHGKSAGKQPTTAASVARQGNPDLTTKEIAQRVRELKSKTGATGSKRTSVTRPCGPNKNGAKQNASAPDAHWKVGMSETATGQLVTGTQANRSIKTTGNEASTCRSITGTQYLGSEVIDSFCNGSNTPISQPAKVAVTSTSHGNLVTGNEVGRSEKVTGDEPGTCKNLTGTEYISANQSNNYCGGVNPSPSKIGYSQTIDGQKVSGTMTGRSALVTGNEAGSNKGLTGDQYLGSDPLPSGRPAEKVGSLTTIRGNGVTGTDVSRRDNVTGNEAGSCKNVTGDEYVGAGQFDSFCGTKPAPDPAKVGLSVTNKTQKVSGTMTGRSPLVTGDEPGTCKAVTGTPYAGLDQANQWCDNSASSEIEARTPRQLGTPAARLTGQQPGIGGKMTGAHKGACEPLTGTPYIGGDQLTDNCGVSNIPDGYAQQENPEKAAAWTSFSVKSPARQAHIQNEINAGVTGTSYEDSSRITGPFDMAANKVTGTEQFRFDRKPSNSQQNKVDQIVNEESKQRPTSQITGEGQSSGLNITGDDWARGEHVTGTEGASAKRRNPSRPGPMSAMNAAELKRNQEVPEPDFLITGSSGNTRDGQLVTFSGGARG from the coding sequence ATGGCAAAACAAACAAGTCGACAATTAGTTCTTGAACGCCGCCAGGCTCTCAGTCAAGGAGGCAAAAATGCATCTATTAAAGGCTCTACGGCTAATAGAGTGCGTTCTTCTGGTGATGCGAGAGCTACGAGGACAAATTCTGGTTTTGTGAAACCCAATAAATCTATGACTAATTCAAATAATTCTTCCTCTCAATTAAGTACTAGTAGTTTTCAATTAAGTACTTCTGGGAGTTCAAGTAGTTCAAGATCATATAGAAATTCCGTAGCACAACCAAGTCGTCAACTTGTTATTGCTAGACGAGAGGCATTATCTCGTAGAGGCAAATCTGCTGATAATACAAAAGATATAACTCGTGTTGAGCTTGAAAGGAAAAAGGTTCAGAGTGCTCCTTCTTCTCAGGCGAAAAAGTCTGAACATTGTTGCCCGGAGTGTGAGCAAAAATCGTTAGAAGAAACCATTAATAGAACTTCAAAGCCTGAAATCAGCTTGAAATTAAATAAGAGAACAACTGATCACCGTTCAACTGTTAAAAGAAAAGCAATTACTAATTCAAGTAGAGCTTTTGTGCTGGCTAGAAGAGAAGCTTTATCAAAGCACGGTAAATCTGCTGGGAAACAACCAACAACAGCTGCATCAGTTGCTCGACAAGGTAATCCAGATTTGACAACTAAGGAAATAGCTCAAAGAGTAAGAGAACTTAAAAGTAAAACTGGTGCCACTGGATCAAAACGTACTTCAGTAACTCGTCCTTGTGGTCCAAATAAAAATGGTGCGAAGCAAAATGCTAGTGCTCCTGATGCTCATTGGAAAGTGGGAATGAGTGAGACCGCAACTGGTCAACTTGTTACTGGAACTCAGGCAAACAGATCTATAAAAACTACCGGTAATGAAGCAAGTACTTGTCGTTCAATAACTGGTACTCAGTATCTTGGTTCAGAAGTTATTGATTCTTTCTGTAATGGATCTAATACACCTATAAGTCAGCCTGCAAAAGTAGCAGTTACAAGTACTAGTCATGGAAATCTTGTGACTGGTAACGAAGTAGGTAGATCAGAGAAGGTTACAGGTGACGAGCCTGGAACTTGTAAAAACCTTACTGGTACTGAATATATATCAGCTAATCAATCTAATAATTATTGCGGAGGAGTTAACCCTTCTCCTTCAAAAATTGGCTATAGCCAGACTATTGATGGTCAAAAAGTCAGCGGAACAATGACAGGTAGGTCAGCATTGGTTACTGGAAATGAAGCTGGATCAAATAAAGGTTTAACTGGTGATCAGTATTTAGGTTCTGATCCACTACCTTCTGGTAGACCAGCAGAAAAGGTTGGTTCACTAACTACAATTCGTGGGAACGGTGTAACTGGTACTGATGTCTCGAGAAGAGATAATGTCACTGGCAATGAGGCTGGTAGTTGCAAGAATGTGACTGGAGATGAGTATGTAGGCGCTGGACAATTTGATTCTTTTTGTGGCACTAAGCCTGCTCCTGATCCAGCAAAAGTTGGTTTGAGTGTTACTAATAAAACTCAAAAAGTTAGTGGAACCATGACAGGTAGATCTCCTCTAGTAACAGGAGATGAACCTGGAACTTGTAAAGCAGTTACAGGTACACCCTATGCAGGATTAGATCAAGCAAATCAATGGTGTGATAATTCTGCGTCATCTGAGATTGAGGCTAGAACCCCTAGGCAACTTGGTACCCCTGCAGCAAGATTGACTGGTCAGCAACCTGGCATAGGTGGAAAGATGACAGGTGCTCATAAGGGTGCGTGTGAACCTCTTACAGGAACTCCTTATATAGGAGGAGATCAATTGACAGACAATTGTGGAGTTTCAAATATTCCTGATGGTTATGCGCAGCAAGAAAATCCTGAAAAAGCAGCTGCATGGACAAGTTTTAGTGTGAAATCCCCTGCCAGACAGGCTCATATTCAAAATGAAATCAACGCAGGTGTTACAGGTACTAGCTACGAAGATAGCTCAAGAATAACTGGCCCATTTGATATGGCTGCAAACAAAGTGACAGGTACCGAACAATTTCGTTTTGATAGAAAACCATCAAATTCTCAGCAAAATAAAGTTGATCAAATAGTTAATGAAGAATCTAAGCAACGCCCAACCTCACAAATAACAGGAGAAGGACAATCCTCTGGTTTGAATATAACTGGTGATGATTGGGCTAGAGGAGAGCATGTCACTGGGACAGAGGGGGCATCTGCTAAACGTAGAAATCCTTCTCGTCCAGGACCTATGAGTGCAATGAACGCAGCTGAATTGAAAAGGAACCAAGAGGTTCCCGAACCAGACTTCTTAATCACTGGTTCTAGTGGTAATACAAGGGATGGCCAACTGGTTACTTTCTCTGGTGGAGCAAGAGGTTAA
- a CDS encoding BMC domain-containing protein, whose translation MASETMGIALGMIETRGLVPAIEAADAMTKAAEVRLIGREFVGGGYVTVLVRGETGAVNAAVRAGADACERVGDGLVAAHIIARPHREVEPALGNGNFLGQKD comes from the coding sequence ATGGCTAGCGAAACAATGGGTATTGCTCTCGGCATGATCGAGACACGCGGATTAGTACCAGCTATTGAAGCTGCTGACGCTATGACCAAGGCAGCAGAAGTGCGCTTGATTGGTCGTGAGTTTGTTGGTGGTGGTTACGTAACAGTTTTGGTTCGCGGAGAAACTGGTGCTGTAAACGCAGCAGTTCGTGCAGGCGCAGACGCTTGTGAGCGTGTAGGTGACGGACTCGTTGCAGCTCACATCATTGCTCGTCCTCATCGTGAAGTTGAGCCAGCTCTGGGCAACGGTAACTTCTTAGGTCAGAAGGACTGA
- a CDS encoding ribulose bisphosphate carboxylase small subunit produces the protein MPFQSTVGDYQTVATLETFGFLPPMTQDEIYDQIAYIIAQGWSPVIEHVQPSGSMQTYWSYWKLPFFGEKDLNLVVSELEACHRAYPDHHVRIVGYDAYTQSQGTCFVVFQGR, from the coding sequence ATGCCTTTCCAGAGCACAGTAGGTGACTATCAAACAGTCGCCACCCTGGAAACATTCGGCTTCTTACCGCCGATGACCCAGGACGAAATCTACGATCAAATCGCTTATATCATTGCTCAGGGTTGGAGCCCAGTTATTGAGCATGTTCAACCAAGTGGTTCAATGCAGACCTATTGGTCTTATTGGAAATTACCTTTCTTTGGTGAGAAAGATTTAAATTTGGTTGTTAGCGAGTTAGAAGCTTGTCATAGAGCATATCCTGATCATCATGTTCGTATCGTTGGATATGACGCATATACACAAAGTCAAGGTACTTGCTTTGTGGTTTTCCAAGGCCGCTAA
- a CDS encoding form I ribulose bisphosphate carboxylase large subunit: MAKKYDAGVKEYRDTYFTPDYVPLDTDLLACFKCTGQEGVPKEEVAAAVAAESSTGTWSTVWSELLVDLEFYKGRCYRIEDVPGDKDAFYAFIAYPLDLFEEGSITNVLTSLVGNVFGFKALRHLRLEDIRFPMAFIKTCGGPPSGIVVERDRLNKYGRPLLGCTIKPKLGLSGKNYGRVVYECLRGGLDLTKDDENINSQPFQRWRERFEFVAEAVKLAQQETGEVKGHYLNCTATTPEEMYKRAEFAKELDMPIIMHDYITGGFTANTGLANWCRENGMLLHIHRAMHAVIDRHPQHGIHFRVLAKCLRLSGGDQLHTGTVVGKLEGDRQTTLGYIDNLRESFVPEDRTRGNFFDQDWGSMPGVFAVASGGIHVWHMPALLAIFGDDSCLQFGGGTHGHPWGSAAGAAANRVALEACVKARNAGREIEKESRDILLEAAKHSPELAIALETWKEIKFEFDTVDKLDVQ, translated from the coding sequence ATGGCTAAAAAGTATGATGCTGGAGTTAAGGAGTATAGAGATACTTACTTCACTCCTGATTACGTCCCCCTAGATACTGATCTACTTGCATGTTTTAAATGCACAGGTCAGGAAGGTGTACCAAAGGAAGAGGTTGCAGCAGCTGTTGCGGCTGAATCATCTACAGGTACATGGTCAACAGTTTGGTCAGAATTACTTGTAGATCTTGAATTCTACAAAGGCCGCTGTTACCGCATTGAAGATGTCCCTGGAGACAAGGATGCCTTCTATGCATTTATTGCCTATCCCTTAGATCTTTTTGAAGAAGGATCTATAACTAACGTTTTGACATCACTTGTTGGAAACGTCTTTGGTTTTAAAGCCCTGCGTCATCTTCGTCTTGAAGATATTCGCTTCCCAATGGCATTTATCAAGACCTGCGGCGGACCACCTAGTGGAATCGTAGTTGAACGTGATCGTCTTAATAAATACGGTCGTCCATTACTTGGTTGTACTATTAAGCCAAAACTTGGTCTTTCAGGTAAAAACTACGGTCGTGTTGTTTACGAATGCCTTCGTGGTGGTCTTGATCTAACAAAAGATGATGAGAATATCAATTCTCAGCCATTCCAGCGTTGGAGAGAGCGTTTTGAATTTGTTGCTGAAGCTGTAAAGCTAGCTCAACAGGAAACTGGTGAAGTTAAAGGTCACTACCTGAATTGCACAGCAACTACTCCTGAAGAGATGTATAAGCGTGCTGAGTTCGCTAAAGAACTTGATATGCCAATCATCATGCATGACTACATAACTGGTGGTTTTACTGCTAATACAGGTCTTGCTAATTGGTGCCGTGAAAATGGCATGCTTCTTCATATTCACCGTGCTATGCATGCGGTTATCGACCGTCATCCTCAGCATGGTATCCACTTCAGAGTTCTTGCTAAGTGTTTGCGTCTATCTGGCGGAGATCAACTTCATACAGGAACAGTTGTTGGAAAACTAGAAGGAGATCGTCAAACAACTCTTGGTTATATCGATAACCTACGTGAATCCTTTGTTCCTGAAGACCGTACTCGCGGTAACTTCTTTGATCAAGATTGGGGTTCTATGCCTGGTGTATTTGCTGTGGCATCTGGTGGTATTCATGTTTGGCATATGCCAGCATTGCTTGCAATATTTGGGGATGATTCATGTCTCCAGTTTGGAGGCGGTACACATGGACACCCTTGGGGATCAGCTGCTGGTGCAGCCGCTAACCGAGTAGCTCTAGAGGCTTGTGTTAAAGCGCGTAATGCAGGTAGAGAAATCGAAAAAGAAAGTCGCGATATCCTTCTAGAAGCTGCAAAGCATAGCCCTGAATTGGCAATTGCTCTTGAGACATGGAAGGAGATTAAGTTCGAATTCGATACAGTCGATAAACTCGACGTTCAGTAG
- a CDS encoding carboxysome peptide A, translating to MLICKVLKPLVSTNRIPGFEHKHLQVVLDGSSKKVAVDAVGCKPDDWVICVGSSAAREAAGSKSYPSDLTIVGIIDHWDPETQQQIPGGAK from the coding sequence ATGCTCATTTGTAAAGTTCTCAAACCACTTGTTTCAACCAATCGTATCCCAGGCTTTGAACATAAGCATTTACAGGTTGTATTAGATGGTAGCTCAAAAAAAGTTGCTGTTGATGCTGTTGGATGTAAACCAGATGATTGGGTGATATGTGTAGGAAGCTCTGCCGCTCGCGAAGCTGCTGGAAGTAAGTCTTATCCAAGTGATTTAACCATTGTTGGGATTATTGATCATTGGGATCCAGAGACTCAACAACAGATTCCAGGAGGAGCAAAATAA
- a CDS encoding BMC domain-containing protein codes for MTRFATFKNNERRPGGSQRITGAEVNEYLVDDPKRVITTDSEKSLVARQASHVKQIELRTYVFLDSLQPQLAAYMGTASSGFLPIPGDACLWMEVSPGMAVHRVTDIALKASNVRLGQMIVERAFGSLALYHRDQSTVLHSGDVVLDAIGSTIDRRTDPQVTWTEVIRSITPDHAVLINRQNRRGSMIQSGMSMFILETEPAGYVLMAANEAEKASNITIVDVKGVGAFGRLTLAGKEGDVEEAAAAAMRSIDQINRS; via the coding sequence ATGACGAGATTCGCCACATTTAAAAATAATGAGAGGCGACCAGGAGGAAGTCAGAGAATTACTGGTGCAGAGGTAAATGAATATCTTGTCGATGATCCAAAGAGAGTAATAACAACTGATTCTGAAAAATCGTTAGTTGCTCGTCAAGCAAGTCATGTAAAACAAATTGAATTAAGAACATATGTATTTCTAGATTCTTTGCAACCTCAACTTGCTGCTTATATGGGTACTGCAAGTTCAGGATTTTTACCCATACCCGGTGATGCTTGTCTTTGGATGGAGGTTTCTCCTGGAATGGCTGTGCATAGGGTTACAGATATCGCACTAAAAGCCAGCAACGTTCGATTAGGGCAAATGATCGTTGAAAGGGCATTTGGATCTCTTGCTCTTTATCACCGAGATCAAAGCACAGTACTGCATTCAGGCGATGTCGTTTTAGATGCCATAGGTAGCACAATTGATAGGAGAACGGATCCGCAAGTTACTTGGACTGAGGTTATTCGCTCTATTACTCCGGACCATGCTGTTTTGATCAATCGCCAAAATAGACGTGGCTCAATGATTCAATCTGGAATGAGTATGTTCATCCTTGAGACTGAACCAGCGGGATATGTTTTGATGGCTGCGAACGAAGCAGAGAAGGCATCAAACATCACAATCGTTGATGTGAAAGGAGTTGGTGCTTTTGGAAGACTGACTTTGGCTGGGAAAGAGGGAGATGTTGAAGAGGCTGCGGCTGCGGCGATGAGATCTATTGATCAAATAAATAGAAGTTAA
- a CDS encoding ferredoxin:protochlorophyllide reductase (ATP-dependent) subunit B: protein MELTLWTYEGPPHIGAMRIATSMKKLHYVLHAPQGDTYADLLFTMIERRGSRPPVTYTTFQARDLGGDTAELVKGHIKEAVDRFNPEALLVGESCTAELIQDQPGSLAKGMGFDIPIVSLELPAYSKKENWGGSETFYQIVRTLLKDHSKELKQTWQEEKRRPRVNLLGPTLLGFRCRDDVLEIQKLLGQYGIDVNVVAPLGASPADILRIPNADVNVCLYPEIAESTCIWLERNLNIPFTTTVPLGVGATQDFLKELHKVLEMEIPQSVNESNNSKLTWYSNSVDSNYLTGKRVFIFGDGTHALAAARIANEELGFKVVGLGTYSREMARKVRPAAKALGLEALITNDYLEVEDAIKETSPELVLGTQMERHSAKRLGIPCAVISTPMHVQDVPARYSPQMGWEGANVIFDDWVHPLMMGLEEHLIGMFKHDFEFVDGHQSHLGHLGGKGNQNTNKEAIKTNLQDSVITDGDPIWTHEGEKELSKIPFFVRGKVRRNTENYARQAGCREINEETLYDAKAHYKA from the coding sequence ATGGAATTAACTCTCTGGACATACGAAGGACCTCCTCATATTGGGGCGATGAGAATCGCTACGTCTATGAAAAAATTGCATTATGTATTGCATGCACCTCAAGGAGATACCTACGCTGATCTTCTTTTTACGATGATTGAACGCCGTGGGAGTAGACCACCTGTAACGTATACAACTTTTCAAGCTAGAGATTTAGGAGGTGATACCGCTGAACTTGTAAAAGGACATATAAAAGAAGCTGTAGATAGATTTAATCCAGAAGCTCTTTTGGTTGGCGAAAGTTGTACAGCCGAATTAATTCAAGATCAGCCTGGTTCGCTAGCGAAAGGTATGGGGTTTGATATCCCAATTGTCAGCCTTGAATTACCTGCCTATAGCAAAAAGGAAAATTGGGGTGGGTCTGAGACTTTTTATCAAATCGTAAGAACTTTACTTAAAGATCACTCGAAAGAATTGAAACAAACGTGGCAAGAAGAAAAAAGAAGACCAAGAGTAAATCTTCTTGGCCCAACTTTGCTTGGTTTTAGATGTCGTGATGATGTTTTGGAAATACAAAAACTACTTGGTCAGTACGGGATAGACGTCAATGTTGTGGCGCCATTAGGAGCATCACCTGCAGATATATTGCGAATCCCCAATGCTGATGTAAATGTTTGCCTTTATCCAGAAATAGCGGAATCAACTTGTATTTGGCTTGAAAGAAATTTAAATATTCCTTTTACAACAACAGTTCCGCTTGGTGTTGGGGCTACTCAGGATTTTCTTAAAGAATTACACAAAGTGTTAGAGATGGAAATCCCTCAATCAGTAAACGAATCTAATAATTCGAAATTAACCTGGTACTCGAATTCAGTGGATTCGAATTACCTAACAGGTAAAAGAGTCTTTATTTTTGGAGACGGAACACACGCTCTTGCTGCAGCAAGAATTGCTAATGAGGAGCTTGGTTTTAAAGTTGTAGGTCTAGGAACTTATAGTCGTGAAATGGCTAGGAAAGTTCGTCCAGCCGCTAAGGCACTTGGTTTAGAGGCATTGATAACCAATGACTACTTAGAAGTAGAAGATGCGATAAAAGAAACATCTCCAGAACTAGTCCTTGGTACACAAATGGAGCGACATAGTGCAAAAAGACTTGGTATCCCATGCGCTGTGATCAGTACACCAATGCATGTGCAGGATGTACCTGCTCGATATAGCCCTCAAATGGGATGGGAGGGGGCAAATGTCATTTTTGATGACTGGGTTCATCCATTAATGATGGGACTTGAGGAACATTTAATTGGAATGTTTAAACATGACTTCGAATTTGTTGATGGCCACCAAAGTCATCTAGGACATTTAGGTGGGAAAGGAAATCAAAATACAAATAAAGAGGCTATAAAAACAAACTTACAAGATTCAGTAATTACAGATGGCGATCCTATATGGACACATGAAGGTGAAAAAGAACTTTCGAAAATCCCATTTTTTGTAAGAGGTAAGGTAAGAAGAAATACAGAGAATTATGCTCGTCAAGCTGGATGTAGAGAAATAAACGAAGAAACTCTATATGACGCTAAGGCTCATTATAAAGCCTAG
- a CDS encoding carboxysome shell carbonic anhydrase yields the protein MAYRNLAKKSRSGPTAPMKRFKDLETQNLNSRVIKTTNSFSDEIKNISSLSTDHPLTNSLENQKLNQYENKVKDRFDNIVPLLKRVSSLQNDLNFVERAQSLCQAELGYELPQHILEKAWVGSVDISALFAWCVFQSHQLTSNEFFDSDPMEGSENSQYAKSFQSFLYQCGFHLLDITPCADGRLAHAISYALRIPFSSVRRRSHAGALFDIEKTVNRWIKTEHSRYRESTPNSATEPTRYLKSVIYHFSSVDPTHQGCAAHGSNDELAASEGLQRLLDFREAVENSFCCGASVDLLLIGIDTDTDAIRIHTPSKINEVDLKSWVCANEIYKETQFLNAEEALQKIQENVKSVCPGETDPNMVKFITKLISNNISQIDYVKNFHSGSYQDAGHAERFIGVGIGFKEVHLRNLTYFAHLETVEQGAPDLDVGVKIFTGLNISKSLPIPIVIRFDYSGSVPHARNRALSDCHRINQAIKSRYRDLIDDGSLHTFLTIRDRDKKAPAEVVGSSLDPVTQEAH from the coding sequence ATGGCCTATCGTAATTTGGCCAAGAAATCTCGTAGTGGGCCTACAGCTCCTATGAAGAGATTTAAAGACCTAGAGACCCAGAACTTGAATTCTAGAGTTATTAAAACCACTAATTCTTTTTCTGATGAAATAAAAAATATTAGCTCTTTATCCACTGATCATCCATTAACCAATTCTCTAGAAAATCAGAAGTTAAATCAATACGAAAATAAGGTTAAAGATCGATTTGATAATATCGTCCCTCTTTTGAAAAGAGTCTCTAGTCTTCAAAATGATTTGAATTTTGTGGAAAGAGCACAAAGTTTATGTCAAGCAGAATTAGGTTATGAATTGCCACAACATATACTTGAAAAGGCTTGGGTTGGAAGTGTTGACATAAGTGCATTGTTTGCATGGTGTGTTTTTCAATCACACCAATTGACTAGTAATGAATTTTTTGATTCAGATCCAATGGAGGGATCTGAGAATAGTCAATATGCCAAATCTTTTCAGTCTTTCCTTTATCAATGTGGCTTTCATCTTTTAGATATAACTCCTTGTGCTGATGGTCGATTAGCTCATGCAATCTCTTATGCATTACGTATACCTTTTAGTTCTGTTAGGAGGCGTTCTCATGCAGGTGCACTATTTGATATCGAAAAAACAGTTAATCGTTGGATTAAAACTGAACATAGTAGATATAGAGAGTCAACTCCTAATTCTGCAACTGAGCCAACAAGATATTTAAAATCAGTAATTTATCATTTTAGTTCTGTTGACCCTACACACCAAGGATGTGCTGCTCATGGTAGCAATGATGAGTTAGCAGCATCAGAAGGCTTACAGCGATTATTAGATTTTAGAGAAGCAGTCGAAAATAGTTTTTGTTGTGGTGCATCCGTTGATTTGCTTTTAATTGGTATTGACACAGATACAGACGCTATAAGAATTCATACTCCTTCCAAAATTAATGAAGTTGATTTGAAATCATGGGTTTGTGCAAATGAAATATACAAAGAGACTCAATTTCTAAATGCCGAGGAGGCTCTTCAAAAAATCCAAGAAAATGTCAAAAGTGTTTGTCCTGGAGAAACCGATCCGAATATGGTCAAATTTATCACAAAGCTTATTTCAAATAATATTTCTCAAATTGACTATGTGAAGAATTTTCATTCCGGAAGCTATCAAGATGCAGGTCATGCTGAAAGGTTTATTGGTGTGGGTATTGGTTTTAAAGAAGTTCATTTAAGGAATCTTACTTATTTTGCTCATTTGGAGACTGTTGAACAAGGAGCTCCTGATCTCGACGTCGGAGTAAAAATTTTTACAGGTCTCAATATCTCTAAGAGTTTGCCAATCCCTATTGTCATTCGCTTTGATTACTCAGGTAGTGTTCCTCATGCAAGAAATAGAGCATTATCTGATTGTCATAGAATTAACCAGGCTATTAAGTCTCGTTATCGAGATTTAATAGATGATGGTTCACTACACACATTTCTTACTATTCGAGATCGAGATAAAAAGGCTCCTGCAGAAGTTGTAGGTTCTTCCCTCGATCCAGTCACTCAGGAGGCTCACTAA